One genomic segment of Vulpes vulpes isolate BD-2025 chromosome 2, VulVul3, whole genome shotgun sequence includes these proteins:
- the PCDHB1 gene encoding protocadherin beta-1, whose amino-acid sequence MAVARRKFLQSRQVGSLLFLLCISTGSAATIRYSVAEEMESGSFVANVAKDLGLEVGKLAARGARLVSEGSKGHFRLHRKTGDLFVKEKLDRESLCGKADPCVLHFEIVLVEPLQSFRAEVRVFDINDNAPIFLNKQPLLKIPESTPLGSRFPLQSAQDLDVGLNGLQNYTLSPNAYFHLHTRFRSQGPKYAELVLDKPLDREEQPEVNLTITAVDGGSPPKSGIAHIRVEVLDVNDHVPQFSRLVYRVQVPENSANGSLVATVSATDLDEGSNKEITYSLAQNPETILQTFQIDSQTGEVRLRGPLDFEAIETYDIDIQATDGGGLSAHSKVLVEVVDVNDNPPEVTVSSVSSPLPEDSPLQTVVALFSIRDRDIQVGGKIICFLREDLPFAVKPTFRNSYSLVTDRGLDREEVSGYNVTVVAMDTGPPSLFTETVIEVLISDINDNPPVFQEDSYILTVRENNSPAIFIGKVHAEDLDLGENAQVTYTLLPPKSGDLAVFAYISINSDNGKLYALRTIDYEAIQDFQFVVKATDGGFLSLSSQVTVRVVVLDDNDNRPMILYPLQNGTSPCNDLVPRSADVGYLVTKVVAVDGDSGRNSWLSYHLLKATDPGLFSVQQQNGEIRTLRQISERDPMIQKLIVLVQDHGQPVLSTTASLNILLVDGFSEPYLQFRNPSKNPTRVNPSTKYLVISLAVLSFLFLLSVTVIFVLHIYQKVKYREKFTVQEHFYDDCNFPNNLVQGGASGSLSQPCPYEMCSATGTSNSEFRFLKRFMPNFPFPHGTGEAKTEACSSLPPDSERNRSQGSEDHGRVSDNCM is encoded by the coding sequence ATGGCGGTTGCGCGCAGAAAATTCTTGCAGAGCAGGCAAGTAGggtctcttctctttttgttgtGCATATCTACGGGGAGCGCGGCCACTATCCGCTATTCGGTGGCGGAAGAGATGGAGAGCGGTTCGTTTGTGGCTAATGTGGCCAAGGACCTGGGGCTGGAGGTAGGGAAGCTGGCTGCGCGCGGGGCGCGACTGGTTTCCGAAGGCAGCAAAGGGCATTTCCGGCTCCACCGCAAGACAGGGGATCTGTTCGTGAAGGAGAAACTGGATAGGGAGTCGCTTTGTGGCAAAGCTGACCCGTGTGTCCTGCACTTTGAAATAGTCCTGGTGGAGCCGCTGCAGTCCTTTCGTGCGGAGGTCAGGGTATTTGATATCAATGACAATGCCCCGATTTTCCTGAACAAGCAGCCGCTTTTAAAGATTCCGGAGAGCACACCCTTGGGTTCACGTTTTCCCCTGCAGAGCGCCCAGGATCTGGACGTGGGCCTCAATGGTCTTCAAAACTACACCTTGAGCCCCAACGCGTATTTCCACCTGCACACCCGTTTTCGCAGCCAAGGGCCCAAATATGCCGAGCTGGTCCTGGATAAGCCTCTGGACAGAGAGGAGCAGCCTGAAGTCAACCTGACCATTACGGCCGTGGACGGCGGGTCCCCACCCAAATCTGGCATCGCCCACATCCGCGTGGAGGTTCTGGACGTCAATGACCACGTACCTCAGTTCTCTAGACTGGTGTACCGCGTTCAGGTGCCGGAAAACAGCGCCAATGGTTCTTTGGTGGCCACTGTGAGTGCCACAGACCTGGACGAAGGTTCCAACAAGGAAATAACGTACTCCTTAGCTCAAAACCCAGAAACAATTCTCCAGACATTTCAGATTGACTCTCAAACTGGAGAGGTTCGACTAAGAGGGCCCCTAGATTTTGAAGCAATTGAAACATACGATATTGACATTCAAGCCACCGACGGAGGGGGCCTCTCTGCCCACAGCAAAGTCCTGGTGGAAGTGGTGGATGTGAATGACAATCCACCTGAGGTGACAGTCTCCTCTGTATCCAGCCCTCTCCCCGAAGACTCCCCACTACAAACTGTAGTAGCCCTTTTCTCTATTCGAGACCGGGACATTCAGGTGGGAGGAAAAATCATCTGCTTCCTCAGAGAAGACCTTCCTTTTGCAGTCAAACCTACTTTCCGGAATTCTTACTCACTGGTTACTGACAGAGGCTTGGATCGGGAAGAGGTTTCCGGCTACAATGTCACCGTTGTTGCCATGGATACTGGGCCACCCAGTCTATTCACAGAAACTGTGATTGAGGTGCTAATATCTGACATTAATGACAACCCCCCAGTATTTCAGGAAGACTCCTACATTTTGACTGTTCGAGAAAACAACAGCCCAGCAATTTTTATTGGCAAAGTTCATGCTGAAGATCTAGATTTGGGTGAGAATGCCCAAGTAACATACACTTTGCTGCCTCCAAAAAGTGGAGATTTAGCCGTGTTTGCTTATATCTCCATAAATTCAGATAACGGGAAGCTCTATGCACTGAGAACCATTGATTATGAGGCCATTCAAGATTTTCAGTTTGTGGTAAAGGCAACTGATGGGGGCTTCTTGTCATTGAGTAGCCAGGTTACTGTCAGAGTGGTTGTTCTGGATGACAATGACAACCGCCCAATGATCTTGTACCCACTGCAGAATGGCACCTCACCCTGCAATGACTTGGTGCCCAGGTCTGCAGATGTGGGCTACCTGGTAACCAAGGTAGTGGCTGTGGATGGTGACTCAGGTCGGAATTCTTGGCTCTCATATCATCTCCTTAAGGCCACTGACCCTGGGTTATTCTCTGTTCAACAACAAAATGGGGAAATCCGTACATTGCGGCAGATATCTGAGAGAGACCCTATGATTCAGAAACTGATCGTTCTTGTTCAAGATCATGGCCAACCAGTTCTTTCCACTACTGCCTCACTCAACATCTTGCTGGTAGATGGATTTTCTGAACCTTATCTGCAATTCCGGAATCCATCCAAGAATCCTACAAGGGTAAATCCATCCACTAAATATTTGGTCATTTCTCTAGctgtgctttcctttctctttctcctgtctgTCACAGTGATCTTTGTTCTTCACATCTACCAGAAggttaaatatagagaaaagttCACAGTTCAAGAGCATTTCTATGATGACTGTAATTTCCCTAACAACCTGGTACAAGGAGGGGCCAGTGGGTCTTTATCTCAGCCGTGTCCCTATGAAATGTGCTCAGCCACTGGCACCAGCAATAGTGAGTTTCGGTTTCTTAAGCGCTTTATGCCCAACTTTCCCTTCCCCCATGGCACTGGAGAGGCAAAAACAGAGGCTTGCTCCAGTTTACCACCAGATTCTGAGAGGAATAGGTCTCAGGGGTCAGAGGATCATGGTCGAGTATCTGACAACTGTATGTAG